Proteins encoded in a region of the Sebastes fasciatus isolate fSebFas1 chromosome 9, fSebFas1.pri, whole genome shotgun sequence genome:
- the LOC141774653 gene encoding voltage-gated potassium channel regulatory subunit KCNG3-like encodes MTFGTSLWTLNVGGRRFSFPAELMTRLPLSRLSRLHRCVSESELLELCDDYDRDRNEFFFDRHSEAFSFIMLYVQYGTLRFVPHMCELSFYNEMLYWGLESTDLQPCCQRRLDDRMSDCFVHFFPEEAPLAPEEPRSRWLETIRKTFEEPTSSPLAQILTSVSMLFVVISMVMLCASTLPDWKTTETLNQHRVIEAVCIGWFTAECIVRFLVSWDKWQFVRRPLNIIDLLAITPYYVSVTMTILTGENSQLQRAGVTLRVLRIMRIFWVIKLARHFLGLQTLGLTLRRCYREMMMLLVFIFVAMAIFSALAQLLEHGLDLEAGNQDYASIPAACWWVIISMTTVGYGDMYPVTVAGRVLGGVCVVSGIVLLALPITFIYHSFIQCYHELKVRSARCTHSLSAEFIN; translated from the exons ATGACCTTCGGAACCAGTCTTTGGACCCTGAACGTCGGCGGTCGCAGGTTCTCCTTCCCGGCGGAGCTGATGACGCGCCTCCCTCTCAGCAGACTGAGTCGGCTGCATCGCTGCGTGTCGGAGAGCGAGCTGCTGGAGCTATGCGACGACTATGACCGCGACAGGAACGAGTTCTTCTTCGACCGCCACTCGGAGGCCTTCAGCTTCATCATGCTGTACGTGCAGTACGGGACGCTGCGCTTCGTGCCGCACATGTGCGAGCTTTCGTTCTACAACGAGATGCTGTACTGGGGTCTGGAGAGCACCGACCTGCAGCCGTGCTGCCAGCGGCGCCTCGACGACCGCATGTCCGACTGCTTCGTCCACTTCTTTCCTGAGGAGGCGCCGCTGGCCCCCGAGGAGCCCCGTAGCCGCTGGCTGGAGACGATCAGGAAGACGTTTGAAGAGCCCACGTCCTCGCCGCTGGCCCAGATCCTCACTTCGGTTTCCATGCTGTTCGTGGTCATCTCCATGGTGATGCTGTGTGCCAGCACCTTACCGGACTGGAAGACCACCGAGACCCTGAACCAGCACAG GGTCATTGAGGCAGTGTGTATCGGTTGGTTCACAGCAGAGTGTATCGTCCGTTTCCTCGTGTCTTGGGATAAATGGCAGTTTGTTCGTCGTCCTCTGAACATCATCGACCTGCTGGCCATCACGCCGTACTACGTCTCCGTTACCATGACGATCCTAACGGGGGAGAACTCCCAGCTGCAGCGGGCCGGCGTCACGCTGCGCGTCCTGCGCATCATGCGGATCTTCTGGGTGATCAAACTGGCGCGTCACTTCCTGGGCCTGCAGACGCTCGGCCTGACGTTGCGGCGCTGCTACCgtgagatgatgatgctgctggtCTTCATCTTCGTCGCCATGGCGATCTTCAGCGCACTAGCTCAGCTGCTGGAGCACGGCCTGGACCTGGAGGCCGGAAACCAGGACTACGCCAGTATccccgccgcctgctggtgggTCATCATCTCCATGACGACGGTGGGATACGGGGACATGTACCCGGTGACGGTGGCGGGCCGCGTGCTGGGCGGCGTCTGCGTAGTGAGCGGCATCGTGCTGCTGGCGCTGCCGATCACCTTCATCTACCACAGCTTCATTCAGTGTTACCATGAGCTCAAAGTACGCTCCGCCCGCTGCACCCACAGCCTGTCCGCCGAGTTCATCAACTGA